A window from Chiloscyllium punctatum isolate Juve2018m chromosome 3, sChiPun1.3, whole genome shotgun sequence encodes these proteins:
- the LOC140454066 gene encoding D-aspartate oxidase-like, producing the protein MVSLGHSQSGIRSVWDTLSLGHDLSGIRSVWDAVRKLKIFEKLRQITDDRCGGSQSRVECSRQLRLKNAGGQLQTGKITGFWELHGKYEIIVNCSGIGARALTGDMNVYPVRGQIHKVHAPWLKHFVRVGDGTSYIYPGISSVTLGGTRQKDDWRMSVDPSDSEAIFKACCALEPSLQRARKLFEGVGLRPVRAVLRLEKEKLEGEGSHMYLVHNYGHGGTGVTFHWGTAKEAAQLVQECVTEIRCRPVRPKPKL; encoded by the exons ATGGTCAGTCTGGGACACAGTCAGTCTGGGATCCGATCAGTCTGGGACACGCTTAGTCTGGGACATGATCTGTCTGGGATACGGTCAGTCTGGGACGCG GTAAGGAAGCTGAAAATATTTGAGAAACTCAGACAGATAACAGATGACAGGTGCGGAGGCAGTCAGTCAAGAGTTGAGTGTTCTAGGCAGCTGAG GTTAAAGAATGCAGGTGGCCAGTTACAGACGGGGAAGATCACAGGTTTCTGGGAACTTCATGGAAAGTATGAGATCATTGTGAACTGTTCAGGTATTGGAGCCAGGGCCCTTACTGGGGACATGAACGTTTATCCTGTAAGGGGCCAGATTCATAAAGTTCACGCCCCTTGGCTCAAACACTTTGTCCGTGTAGGCGATGGCACCTCTTACATTTACCCAGGAATCTCCAGCGTTACTTTGGGTGGAACAAGGCAGAAAGATGATTGGCGGATGTCAGTCGACCCCTCGGACAGCGAGGCCATTTTCAAGGCGTGCTGTGCTTTAGAACCAAGTCTCCAGCGGGCTCGTAAATTATTCGAAGGAGTCGGTCTGAGGCCTGTCCGAGCCGTGCTGAGGCTGGAGAAGGAGAAGCTGGAAGGTGAGGGGAGTCACATGTACTTGGTGCACAATTACGGCCATGGGGGAACTGGGGTGACCTTTCACTGGGGAACCGCGAAGGAAGCTGCCCAACTGGTTCAGGAGTGTGTAACAGAAATAAGATGTCGACCTGTCCGTCCTAAACCTAAACTGTGA